Proteins from a genomic interval of Heteronotia binoei isolate CCM8104 ecotype False Entrance Well chromosome 5, APGP_CSIRO_Hbin_v1, whole genome shotgun sequence:
- the LOC132571280 gene encoding gastrula zinc finger protein XlCGF57.1-like, whose protein sequence is MPDRVKNEDLKENSRSQGRPQRKKGGCVVENRNGIKHSVHFSKHRIMKASKSIQCGKHFRNRSQLLLYQRIHKGMKPFVCSQCGKRFSERRNLRQHQRLHTWEKPFQCSVCGKRFSQSGTLQQHKRTHSGEKPFECLECGKKFSRSGNLQRHRRIHTGEKPFECSVCGKRFSQSGTLQQHERTHTGEKPFECSGCGKRFRLSDTLQKHLTTHTGEKPFECSECGRRFRLSGSLQRHLTTHTGEKPFECTECGKRFSQSGTLQQHLRTHTGEKPFECSMCGNRFSQRSTLQLHQRTHTGEKPFECSECGRKFNQSGSLLQHQRTHTGEKPFECSECGKRFSQRGIHQLHQRTHRGEKPFECSECGKTFRLSGHLQRHQRTHTGEKPFECLECGKRFSQSGNLQQHQRTHTMEKPFECSECGKKFSWSGALQQHLRTHTGEKPFQCPECGKRFRLSGILQRHLTTHTGEKPFECSVCGKRFSRSSNLQQHQTTHTGEKPFQCSVCGRRFSRSGTLQLHQRTHTGEKPSECSECGKKFSRSGNLQRHQRTHTGERPFECSVCGKRFSQSGTLQQHQRTHTGEKPFECSLRKEIQV, encoded by the coding sequence ATGCCAGACAGAGTTAAAAATGAAGATTTGAAAGAAAACAGCAGAAGTCAAGGCAGACCTCAAAGAAAAAAAGGCGGCTGTGTGGTAGAGAATAGAAATGGAATAAAGCATAGTGTGCATTTTTCAAAGCACAGAATAATGAAGGCTagtaaatccattcagtgtggaaagCACTTCAGAAACAGATCACAGCTCCTTCTGTACCAAAGAATACACAAAGGCATGAAACCTTTTgtatgctcacagtgtggaaagagattcagtgagaggaggAATCTTCGGCAGCATCAGAGACTTCACACATGGGAAAAACCCTttcaatgctcagtgtgtgggaaaagattcagccAGAGTGGGACTCTTCAACAGCACAAAAGAACCcactcaggggagaaaccttttgaatgcttagagtgcggaaagaaattcagtaggagtggcaatctccaacggcatcggagaatccacacaggagaaaaaccctttgaatgctcagtgtgtggaaagagattcagtcagagtggcactcttcaacagcacgaaaggacccacacaggggagaagccttttgaatgctcagggtgtggaaagagattcaggttgAGTGACacacttcaaaaacatctaacaacccacacaggggagaaaccttttgaatgctcagagtgtggaaggagattcaggcTGAGTGGCAGTCTACAACGGCATCTGACAACCCACActggggaaaaaccttttgaatgtacagagtgtggaaagagattcagccagaGTGGCACTCTacaacagcatctaagaacccacacaggggagaaaccttttgaatgttccaTGTGTGGAAACAGATTCAGTCAGCGTAGCACTCTTCAactgcaccagagaacccacacaggggagaaaccttttgaatgctcagagtgtggaaggaaatTCAATCAGAGTGGCAGTCTGctgcagcatcaaagaacccacactggggagaaaccctttgagtgttcagagtgtggaaagagatttagtcagcgTGGCATACATCAACTtcaccaaagaacccacagaggagaaaaaccttttgaatgctcagagtgtggaaagacatttaggttgagtggccatcttcagcggcatcaaagaactcacacaggggagaaaccttttgaatgtttagagtgtggaaagagattcagtcagagtggcaatcttcaacagcatcagagaactcacacaatggagaaaccttttgaatgctcagagtgtggcaaGAAATTCAGTTGGAGTGGTGCTCTTCAGCAgcacctaagaacccacacaggggagaaaccttttcaatgcccagagtgtggaaagagattccggtTGAGTGGCATTCTTCAACGGCATCTGacaacgcacacaggggagaagccttttgaatgctcagtgtgtggaaagagattcagtcggagtagcaatcttcagcagcaccaaacaacccacacaggggagaaaccttttcagtgctcagtgtgtggaaggagatttagtcggagtggcactcttcaactgcaccaaaggacccacacaggggagaaaccttctgaatgctcagagtgtggaaagaaattcagtaggagtggcaatcttcagcggcatcagagaacccacacaggggagagaccctttgaatgttcagtgtgtggaaagagatttagtcagagtggcactcttcaacagcaccaaagaacccacacaggggagaaaccttttgagtgctcactGAGAAAAGAGATTCAAGTTTGA